From a region of the Salinispira pacifica genome:
- the rpsT gene encoding 30S ribosomal protein S20: MANSKTAEKRHRQSVGRRMRNRTAKSEIRTAMRRFLVAVKDENKEAAEEQFNTIRKLLDTAVSRGIMHKNTVARKKSRLAKHLNNLK, encoded by the coding sequence TTGGCGAATTCAAAAACAGCTGAAAAGCGTCACCGACAAAGCGTGGGTCGCCGGATGCGGAACCGGACTGCAAAGAGTGAAATCCGCACAGCAATGAGAAGATTCCTTGTGGCCGTCAAAGACGAAAACAAAGAAGCTGCAGAAGAGCAGTTTAATACTATCAGGAAACTTCTTGATACTGCTGTCAGCAGGGGCATCATGCACAAAAATACCGTTGCACGTAAGAAGTCCCGCCTGGCCAAACATCTCAATAACTTAAAGTAA
- a CDS encoding lysophospholipid acyltransferase family protein, with product MILIFYLSMVLVHLISVDIRIAWAKLLLPRDRAMRMVERIAESATEFILRWGRKLIGLDIRQEPDHINLPDQFIVVANHQSLLDILAALHSFPGKGLRFVAKRELGRHVPGASRVLRYGRHPLINRYTNFRETADILSSFSRLAKRRGFNPAVFPEGTRSRDGSLKKFNPGAYRIIQTRTMLPTVVLAIDGGSKYSHFTDFLRKNDYLYRTRILGVIPAPESKDEIKKDLERAREMIAGQLEIWRSPSSAR from the coding sequence ATGATTTTAATCTTCTATCTCTCAATGGTACTTGTTCATCTCATTTCGGTGGATATCAGGATAGCATGGGCCAAATTGTTACTCCCCCGGGACAGGGCCATGAGAATGGTTGAGCGGATTGCGGAGAGTGCAACGGAATTTATTCTCCGCTGGGGCAGAAAACTGATCGGACTGGATATCCGCCAGGAACCTGATCACATTAATCTTCCTGATCAATTCATTGTGGTTGCAAACCATCAGAGCCTTCTTGATATTTTAGCAGCACTTCACAGTTTTCCCGGCAAGGGCCTGAGATTCGTTGCAAAACGGGAGCTTGGCCGGCATGTTCCGGGAGCATCCAGAGTGCTTCGCTACGGCAGACACCCCCTCATAAACCGCTACACAAATTTCCGGGAAACAGCCGATATTCTCAGCTCGTTTTCCCGGCTGGCCAAACGAAGGGGTTTCAATCCTGCAGTATTTCCTGAAGGAACCAGAAGCCGGGACGGCAGTCTGAAGAAATTCAATCCCGGGGCGTACCGAATCATTCAAACCAGAACCATGCTTCCAACGGTGGTGCTGGCAATAGACGGTGGATCAAAATACAGTCATTTTACAGACTTTTTGCGGAAAAATGATTATCTTTACCGCACCAGGATTCTGGGTGTAATTCCCGCTCCGGAATCCAAGGATGAAATAAAAAAAGATCTGGAACGGGCCAGGGAAATGATCGCCGGGCAATTAGAGATCTGGCGTTCCCCATCATCCGCCCGGTAA
- a CDS encoding ABC transporter ATP-binding protein — MISHEEMEFTGFQKGLVLRLFQYMRRYSWQTYLSMFFIVLTTLGQLSMPVIIQRAVDNNLQPGWLPGEASDLEGIREVDPRIDDNWVELNGLRFYSQRYAGRYFRGKDTNPPAYYLISRTQEAAAPRSLSVPSPDPSSPGAPVPADSLLQKIERSLPDAPNTEYPRLLYNDQYAAIQDSAYRELDRELKRELRAADWRGIRNKALLYLGILILVLISSFLQIFFMALAGQNVMKDLRVQLYHQTIHQDLRFLQNQQVGKLVTRVSSDVETINELFTNVLTSIISDVIMMAGVMITLFLLDVQLGLISLAILPPVALLLLFFRHKARSAYRKVRKWVSSVNAYISEHLGGVSLVQVFARETETIREFTRRNYQLFKANLSELYVFTVFRPVVDFLSTMSIALVLFAGAHQLLSGLVSLGVLIAFINLIQRFYQPVRDMAEKFTLIQSAMAGSERVFSLLDEKHLEQQTIEENDGSFQVPEKEQVKGSIEFRDVHFSYNPGEPVLQGISFSGSPGQRIALVGYTGSGKTTIANVLSRLWEIQKGTIYIDGMDVKQIPLHRLRTIVQPVQQDVTLFHMSLRENLLLGKKLPDERVFEVLDTVQAGDFIRRLPKGLDTMVSESGENFSSGQLQLLSFARLLLQDPKIIIMDEATANIDTETERKIQHAMETLMTGRTSIVIAHRLSTIMDADNIVVLHQGKVAESGTHEQLMKKNGLYFNLQQLQFKRDGTPAS; from the coding sequence ATGATCAGCCACGAAGAAATGGAGTTTACCGGTTTTCAGAAGGGTTTGGTACTGCGTCTTTTTCAATACATGCGACGGTACAGCTGGCAGACCTATCTGAGCATGTTTTTTATTGTGCTGACCACCCTGGGCCAGCTCAGCATGCCGGTGATTATTCAACGGGCGGTGGACAATAACCTTCAGCCCGGATGGCTGCCCGGGGAAGCCTCCGATCTGGAGGGAATCCGGGAAGTGGATCCCAGAATTGATGATAACTGGGTTGAACTGAATGGACTCCGATTTTACTCACAGCGCTACGCCGGCAGATACTTCCGGGGAAAAGATACGAATCCTCCGGCCTATTATCTTATATCCAGGACACAGGAAGCAGCTGCCCCTCGGTCATTGTCCGTTCCGTCTCCGGACCCTTCCTCTCCGGGTGCTCCAGTACCGGCTGACTCGCTGCTGCAAAAGATAGAGAGAAGTCTTCCTGACGCGCCAAATACCGAATACCCGCGTCTATTGTATAATGATCAATATGCGGCAATTCAGGATTCGGCATACCGTGAGCTGGACCGGGAACTCAAACGGGAACTGCGGGCGGCTGACTGGAGAGGGATTCGGAACAAGGCGCTGCTGTACCTGGGAATTCTGATCCTTGTTCTGATTTCCAGTTTTCTGCAGATCTTTTTCATGGCTCTGGCAGGTCAGAATGTGATGAAGGACTTGCGCGTACAGCTGTATCATCAGACCATTCATCAGGATCTCCGCTTCCTGCAGAATCAGCAGGTGGGAAAACTGGTAACCAGGGTTTCCAGCGATGTTGAAACCATTAATGAGCTGTTCACCAATGTTCTCACCTCCATTATTTCCGATGTGATTATGATGGCTGGGGTGATGATCACTCTCTTTCTCCTGGATGTTCAACTGGGACTGATATCCCTGGCCATACTGCCGCCGGTGGCCCTCCTGCTTCTATTCTTCAGACACAAAGCACGAAGTGCCTACCGGAAGGTCAGAAAGTGGGTCAGCTCGGTAAACGCCTATATCTCCGAACATCTGGGAGGGGTGAGTCTGGTGCAGGTATTTGCCCGGGAAACAGAGACTATCAGGGAATTTACCAGGCGAAATTACCAGCTTTTCAAGGCGAATCTCAGCGAACTGTACGTTTTCACAGTGTTTCGGCCGGTAGTGGACTTTCTCTCCACCATGTCCATTGCTCTGGTGCTGTTCGCCGGCGCTCATCAGCTGCTTTCAGGGCTGGTGAGCCTGGGAGTTCTCATTGCATTTATCAATTTGATACAGCGCTTTTATCAGCCGGTACGGGATATGGCTGAGAAATTCACCCTCATCCAATCTGCCATGGCAGGGAGCGAACGGGTATTTTCTTTGCTGGATGAGAAACACCTTGAGCAGCAGACCATTGAAGAAAACGATGGAAGCTTCCAGGTTCCAGAAAAGGAACAGGTAAAGGGTTCAATAGAGTTCAGGGATGTGCATTTCTCATACAATCCCGGAGAACCGGTTTTACAAGGAATCAGCTTCAGCGGGTCGCCGGGGCAGCGAATTGCACTGGTGGGGTATACCGGTTCAGGGAAAACCACCATCGCCAATGTGCTCTCCCGACTCTGGGAGATCCAGAAGGGAACAATATACATCGACGGCATGGATGTAAAACAAATTCCCCTCCATCGTCTGCGGACCATTGTTCAGCCGGTTCAGCAGGATGTCACCCTGTTTCACATGAGTCTCCGGGAGAATCTGCTGCTGGGAAAAAAACTCCCGGATGAACGGGTTTTTGAAGTACTGGATACGGTACAGGCCGGCGATTTTATTCGGCGACTGCCCAAGGGGCTGGATACCATGGTGTCAGAGAGCGGGGAGAATTTTTCCAGCGGTCAGCTGCAGCTCTTGTCTTTTGCCAGACTGCTGCTTCAGGATCCGAAAATTATTATTATGGATGAGGCTACGGCGAATATTGATACAGAAACAGAGCGGAAAATCCAGCATGCAATGGAAACGCTGATGACAGGCAGAACCTCCATTGTCATTGCCCACCGCCTTTCAACAATCATGGATGCGGATAACATCGTGGTTCTGCACCAGGGAAAAGTGGCTGAATCCGGCACCCATGAACAGTTGATGAAGAAAAACGGGTTGTATTTCAACCTGCAGCAGCTTCAATTCAAACGTGACGGTACACCGGCTTCGTGA
- a CDS encoding HU family DNA-binding protein: MSKVKMTKAEIVDNISDSTGMPKKNVHNIIDLMLSQVKDALSEDRIIELRGFGTFEIRTRKGREKARNPKTGQTVKVEDHGVVNFRPGKELKDSAWPLRK, from the coding sequence GTGTCTAAAGTAAAAATGACCAAAGCAGAAATAGTTGATAATATTTCCGATTCAACAGGTATGCCGAAAAAAAACGTGCACAACATTATAGATCTGATGCTTTCCCAGGTAAAAGACGCATTATCTGAAGACCGTATCATCGAGTTGAGAGGCTTCGGCACCTTTGAGATCCGAACCCGGAAGGGCAGGGAAAAGGCGCGAAATCCGAAAACAGGCCAGACTGTCAAAGTTGAAGATCATGGTGTTGTGAATTTCCGTCCCGGCAAGGAACTGAAAGACAGTGCCTGGCCATTGAGGAAATAG
- a CDS encoding ABC transporter ATP-binding protein — translation MLKEYRTLFKYMKPFRHWYLLGIISLVITSGFQLLIPQFIRQAVDSFADMNFVMEDIGRIIFHMFLTSLVIAAGRLGWRYFLGTPARKIETDLRRDLFTHLMNLDTAFYEEYGIGDLMARATNDMQTIRRAASMALVAAFDGIFLTVSILIIMFSQTPELAAYTIIPLPAITILLIFFGRLIGPLFKKVQEGFSNMSGHSQATFTGIRVIKSFVKERFFLRKFAVLNDDYRSRNMRLVSVNGIFFPIVMFLSGLTIMILLLVGGQQVIQTDITHGQLVATLSYLQMLIWPMLGAGFTVNLIQRGAASLGRINTVMAKKPRIDPAISRPSPDLNGEIRFEHVSVRREQGDILSDINISLKPGSLVGITGPVGSGKTTLIHLLPRLTEFDHGRILINGNDIRNIDLGHLRKYFGFVPQRSFLFSASIRDNLAFGVESLEDRRLEELVRASSLDRDLPQFPQGWDTVVGEKGITISGGQKQRTSLARALALSPPMLLLDDPLSAVDAETEERILTSLLEQIKSRSAVIASNRISTLKHCDHIIVLENGTVSQEGTHETLAAQPGYYRNIARIQQLSPEVSA, via the coding sequence TTGCTGAAGGAATACCGTACACTGTTTAAATATATGAAACCCTTCCGCCATTGGTATCTCCTGGGCATCATCAGCCTGGTGATCACCAGCGGATTTCAGCTGCTGATCCCCCAGTTCATCCGACAGGCTGTGGACAGTTTTGCTGACATGAATTTCGTGATGGAGGATATCGGCCGGATTATTTTCCATATGTTCCTTACATCCCTGGTGATCGCAGCCGGAAGACTGGGATGGAGATACTTTCTGGGTACCCCGGCCAGAAAAATCGAGACCGACCTGCGGAGGGATTTGTTCACCCACCTCATGAATCTGGATACAGCGTTCTATGAGGAGTATGGCATCGGGGATCTGATGGCCCGGGCCACTAACGATATGCAAACTATCAGGCGGGCTGCAAGCATGGCTCTGGTTGCAGCCTTCGACGGAATTTTCCTGACCGTATCCATTCTCATAATAATGTTCAGCCAGACGCCTGAACTTGCCGCATATACCATCATTCCCCTTCCGGCCATCACTATTCTTCTTATATTTTTCGGACGGCTGATCGGTCCGTTGTTCAAAAAGGTGCAGGAAGGATTCTCAAATATGAGCGGACACAGCCAGGCGACCTTTACCGGAATACGGGTTATCAAGTCCTTTGTGAAGGAGCGGTTTTTCCTGCGGAAGTTCGCCGTGCTGAACGATGATTACCGCAGCAGAAACATGCGTCTTGTGTCGGTGAATGGTATATTTTTCCCGATTGTGATGTTTCTTTCCGGGCTGACCATTATGATTCTCCTGCTGGTGGGCGGGCAGCAGGTGATTCAGACTGATATCACCCACGGTCAACTGGTTGCCACCCTCAGCTATCTGCAGATGCTGATATGGCCCATGCTTGGGGCGGGCTTTACGGTGAACCTCATACAGCGGGGGGCGGCAAGTCTCGGACGCATCAATACCGTCATGGCAAAAAAGCCCCGGATAGATCCTGCAATCAGCCGCCCTTCGCCAGATCTTAACGGAGAAATCAGGTTCGAACATGTGAGCGTCCGCAGGGAACAGGGAGACATTCTCTCTGACATTAATATCAGCCTGAAACCCGGGAGTCTGGTGGGAATAACCGGACCGGTTGGCAGCGGGAAAACCACCCTCATTCATTTATTGCCCCGGCTCACCGAGTTTGACCACGGACGTATTCTGATCAACGGAAACGATATCCGAAATATTGATCTGGGACATCTGCGAAAGTATTTTGGATTTGTACCCCAACGAAGCTTCCTGTTTTCCGCCAGCATACGGGACAATCTTGCCTTCGGCGTGGAGTCCCTGGAAGACCGGCGGCTTGAGGAACTGGTCCGGGCATCCAGCCTGGACCGGGATCTGCCCCAGTTCCCCCAGGGCTGGGATACCGTGGTGGGGGAAAAGGGCATTACCATATCAGGCGGACAGAAACAGCGCACCAGCCTGGCCCGGGCCCTGGCCCTCTCCCCTCCCATGCTTCTGCTTGATGACCCCCTGAGTGCAGTGGACGCAGAAACGGAAGAGCGAATTCTCACCTCCCTTCTGGAGCAGATAAAATCCCGGAGTGCAGTGATTGCAAGCAACCGAATTTCCACCTTGAAGCACTGCGATCATATCATTGTTCTGGAGAACGGAACGGTGAGCCAGGAGGGGACTCACGAGACACTTGCCGCACAACCGGGATACTACCGGAACATTGCCAGAATCCAGCAGCTCAGCCCGGAGGTATCAGCATGA
- a CDS encoding tetratricopeptide repeat protein: MISEEKQQLLELFAQGRKYYKLMNFEEALKTFQKAREIDPSDGPSRVYELRCKHYLKNPPEDDWDGVFTMKTK, encoded by the coding sequence ATGATAAGCGAAGAAAAACAGCAGCTTCTTGAGCTTTTCGCCCAGGGGCGAAAATATTACAAACTCATGAACTTTGAGGAAGCACTGAAAACCTTCCAGAAGGCTCGGGAAATAGATCCCAGCGACGGTCCAAGCAGAGTGTATGAACTGCGCTGCAAGCATTATTTGAAGAATCCCCCGGAAGACGACTGGGACGGAGTCTTCACCATGAAAACAAAATAA
- the lnt gene encoding apolipoprotein N-acyltransferase: MAPGFRAVFQELAGIILSVLLFYLANPNDISHDGFGLLGFFALLPLMWTIHRAPFWRLALYGPFVGFITYALFNIWLVNFHPMAIFIVPVIYAAYYMLLIPLLKLPVLTMGSYAWIAQLFIWLGYEYLRTRGFLGYAYGIVGYTQYLNIPLVNVASLTGVWGVSLLVILPQFFAAQVLASPSEWNVKSRRFIIPASSILILHALAVTYGVASQVDYSGAPEVKMALVQQNVDPKIGGTRAYRNSMDASIRQTRLALEEAPDTELVVWSETSFIPAIDFHSRYRTQPERYELVDELLEYIDSTNIPVLLGNGDGQLQLNDDGEYIRNDYNAVYLYRDRDDSEIYRKLHLVPFTEHFPYEKQFPWLHRLLVENDTSFWEKGEEWTIFRLENGLEEMESLEFATPICFEDTFGYLSRGFVQRGAQLIINLTNDSWAESVPSATQHLAMAVFRTTENRRSMVRSTNGGMTAVIDPNGRIIDSNEPFTESYIISDVPVYTASNGLYTRIGDLFAYLSLSAGIISVIASCVLLIFRPGKRSGTEQNTQTTT, from the coding sequence TTGGCCCCGGGGTTCCGGGCAGTTTTTCAGGAACTGGCAGGTATTATTCTGTCGGTTCTTTTATTTTATCTGGCCAATCCCAACGATATTTCCCACGACGGGTTCGGCCTGCTGGGCTTTTTCGCCCTCCTTCCATTGATGTGGACCATCCACCGGGCTCCTTTCTGGAGACTTGCCCTGTACGGTCCGTTCGTCGGTTTTATCACCTATGCCCTGTTTAATATCTGGCTTGTCAACTTTCATCCCATGGCCATATTTATCGTGCCGGTAATTTACGCGGCATATTATATGCTGCTCATACCTCTGTTAAAGCTGCCGGTTCTCACCATGGGCTCTTATGCCTGGATTGCCCAGCTGTTTATCTGGCTGGGGTATGAGTATTTGCGCACCCGGGGGTTCCTGGGGTATGCATACGGAATTGTGGGGTACACCCAGTATCTCAATATTCCCCTGGTGAATGTCGCGTCCCTCACCGGTGTGTGGGGGGTGAGTCTGCTGGTAATACTGCCGCAGTTTTTCGCCGCACAGGTTCTCGCGTCGCCATCAGAGTGGAATGTGAAAAGCCGGCGCTTCATTATCCCCGCATCATCCATTCTTATTCTTCATGCGCTGGCAGTGACCTACGGCGTTGCAAGTCAGGTGGATTACAGCGGGGCCCCTGAAGTAAAAATGGCTCTTGTTCAGCAGAATGTGGATCCGAAAATCGGAGGCACCCGGGCATACCGAAACTCCATGGATGCCAGCATCCGCCAGACCCGGCTGGCCCTTGAAGAAGCCCCGGATACCGAACTGGTGGTGTGGTCTGAAACCAGTTTTATTCCTGCCATTGATTTTCACAGCAGATACAGAACCCAGCCCGAACGCTATGAATTGGTGGATGAACTTCTTGAGTATATCGATTCTACCAATATCCCGGTGCTTCTGGGAAACGGCGACGGGCAGCTTCAGCTGAACGATGACGGGGAGTATATCCGGAACGATTACAATGCCGTCTATTTGTACAGGGACAGGGATGACAGCGAGATTTACCGGAAACTTCACCTGGTTCCCTTCACCGAACATTTTCCTTACGAGAAGCAATTTCCCTGGCTCCATCGCCTCCTTGTGGAAAATGACACCAGTTTCTGGGAGAAGGGGGAAGAATGGACTATCTTCCGCCTGGAAAACGGACTGGAAGAGATGGAATCCCTGGAATTCGCCACCCCGATCTGTTTCGAGGATACCTTCGGGTACCTCAGCAGAGGTTTTGTTCAACGGGGAGCACAGCTGATCATAAATCTGACCAACGATTCATGGGCGGAGTCGGTTCCTTCGGCCACCCAGCATCTGGCCATGGCTGTTTTCCGGACAACGGAAAACCGCAGGAGCATGGTGCGCTCCACAAACGGCGGAATGACCGCAGTGATTGATCCAAATGGACGGATTATAGACAGCAATGAGCCGTTCACTGAGAGCTACATTATCAGTGATGTTCCCGTATACACCGCTTCCAATGGGCTGTATACCCGCATCGGTGATCTATTTGCCTATCTGTCTCTATCTGCAGGAATTATTTCAGTGATCGCTTCATGTGTGCTTTTGATTTTCCGGCCGGGGAAACGATCCGGCACAGAGCAGAATACGCAAACTACCACGTGA
- a CDS encoding bactofilin family protein, which produces MSSSFDKSVLEHTRTRLGSQTFLKGELKFDSSMRISGRFQGKISSGGFLYIEEGAEIEADLFVQDVVVGGTVRGNIEAQGMVEMLDSAKIYGNVRSAKLRIADGVIFEGRCEMIRKAESVDIFSSPVKELRENIQNGD; this is translated from the coding sequence ATGTCATCCTCATTCGATAAGAGCGTACTGGAACATACACGGACCCGACTGGGGTCCCAGACTTTTTTGAAAGGTGAGCTGAAATTCGACAGCTCCATGCGGATAAGCGGACGTTTTCAGGGAAAGATTTCATCCGGCGGATTCCTTTACATAGAAGAGGGCGCAGAAATTGAAGCAGACCTTTTCGTGCAGGATGTGGTTGTGGGCGGAACTGTGCGGGGTAATATCGAAGCCCAGGGAATGGTTGAAATGCTGGACAGTGCCAAAATATATGGAAATGTCCGGTCTGCCAAGCTGAGAATCGCCGACGGAGTAATTTTCGAGGGACGCTGCGAAATGATCCGGAAAGCCGAAAGTGTTGATATTTTTTCTTCTCCGGTAAAAGAACTCCGGGAAAATATCCAGAACGGCGATTGA
- a CDS encoding CinA family protein, which translates to MRLFLTNESFSSTIVEVEYERHCSEPASIETAEGIQLSVPDHLLSAELLPEHLRTENEADLSVISACILLKLCESREQRLSLAESCTGGAMASRLTAFPGSSRVFDFSAVTYSNSMKHRVLSVPWEILDEYGAVSPRTVEMMYRGVLNINPGTGACAVSGIAGPGGGSTEKPVGLVYIATGWNDRSPDIRKRLFSGDRGAIQHKAVVSANVQLIHGLLNC; encoded by the coding sequence ATGCGACTGTTTCTGACCAACGAGAGCTTCAGCAGCACTATTGTTGAGGTGGAGTACGAAAGGCACTGTTCCGAGCCGGCTTCAATTGAAACCGCTGAAGGAATTCAGCTGTCCGTACCCGATCATCTTCTTTCCGCCGAGCTGCTGCCCGAACATCTGCGTACAGAAAACGAGGCAGATCTGTCGGTGATCAGCGCATGTATATTGCTGAAGCTGTGTGAATCCAGGGAGCAGAGGCTGTCACTGGCGGAAAGCTGTACGGGAGGGGCCATGGCTTCCCGGCTGACCGCTTTTCCGGGAAGCAGCCGTGTATTTGATTTTTCAGCGGTGACCTACAGTAATTCAATGAAACACAGGGTGCTGTCCGTACCCTGGGAAATACTGGACGAATATGGAGCCGTTTCACCCCGGACTGTTGAAATGATGTACCGGGGTGTACTGAATATCAATCCTGGAACCGGCGCCTGCGCCGTAAGCGGAATTGCCGGACCCGGCGGAGGCAGCACGGAAAAGCCGGTGGGACTTGTGTACATTGCCACCGGCTGGAATGACCGGTCTCCGGACATACGGAAACGGCTGTTCAGCGGAGACAGAGGTGCAATTCAGCATAAGGCGGTGGTATCCGCCAATGTGCAACTGATCCATGGGCTGTTGAACTGTTGA
- a CDS encoding response regulator transcription factor — protein sequence MQKEKILIVDDEQINLDFFEVMLSKLGFTVEKAEDGERALQKVKECNPDLIILDNIMPRLSGWEVTKILKNDEEYAEYSNIPVVMFSAMDDVKDKIEGFELGVEDYITKPFNFSEVLARIKAVLRGRDLTQQILQREKRLALTESLNNSLLYFTNHVKKPTSDLLQMAQNLDADDAGAVKKFVQSVIAETEETLATLSGLEDKVQDLKVQGDKLKEDEVSLESLELKYQKHFNNYRAKNVNM from the coding sequence ATGCAGAAAGAGAAAATTCTCATAGTTGACGACGAACAAATTAACCTCGATTTCTTTGAGGTAATGCTCTCCAAATTAGGTTTTACCGTTGAAAAAGCTGAAGACGGTGAGCGTGCACTTCAGAAAGTCAAAGAGTGCAACCCTGATCTGATAATTCTCGACAATATTATGCCAAGGCTTTCCGGCTGGGAAGTTACAAAGATCCTGAAAAATGACGAAGAATATGCTGAGTATTCCAATATACCGGTAGTCATGTTTTCGGCCATGGATGATGTAAAGGACAAGATTGAGGGTTTTGAGTTGGGAGTGGAGGATTACATCACCAAGCCCTTCAATTTCTCAGAGGTTCTGGCCAGGATTAAGGCCGTACTCAGGGGCAGGGACCTGACCCAGCAGATACTTCAAAGGGAAAAACGGCTGGCTCTCACGGAAAGCCTCAACAACAGCCTGCTCTATTTTACCAACCATGTGAAGAAGCCCACATCAGATCTACTGCAGATGGCCCAGAACCTGGATGCAGATGATGCGGGGGCGGTAAAAAAGTTCGTTCAGAGCGTAATTGCGGAAACCGAGGAAACTCTTGCCACACTCAGCGGTCTTGAAGACAAAGTTCAGGATCTGAAAGTACAGGGTGACAAGCTGAAAGAAGACGAAGTAAGTCTGGAAAGTCTTGAACTTAAGTATCAAAAGCATTTTAATAACTACAGGGCAAAGAACGTAAACATGTGA